One genomic segment of Drosophila melanogaster chromosome 3L includes these proteins:
- the CG32846 gene encoding uncharacterized protein, isoform B, whose translation MRLSNLLWIVQLSIIICAIGIEAQPSGMTNREKIHSFQNENFEANACGNILSKHRMKRSNPEGLLDDDPNASGMGLPPSDQNTCQMSPNLAAQSLSPAVPVSSLSDYYQSNWQQPQQMELQNQQPHGCGLGRINQGTPNAYYEHDETEQRRQELRNLVQHLYVAQARVQLEATEIRKAQSVASAAQAQLEESANHVRSITASLHTAQQEVAASAIRAQIAQLQLAAHDQLLFAARQDVDALSSQMVGLQAAEGIVQPKLTVDLHALLDKLKQPLQNYDRPTAVPLIAPSLPGTLSHQQQMLLQQQQMGQVQGQGPIQGQGQNQDQGQGPANPSNGPTPNDFISLPRAHHYANMDYT comes from the exons CATTCCTTTCAGAACGAAAATTTCGAGGCAAATGCCTGTGGAAATATCTTATCGAAGCACAGAATGAAGCGATCAAATCCTGAAGGCCTGTTGGATGATGATCCCAATG CTTCTGGTATGGGCTTACCGCCATCGGATCAAAACACCTGCCAGATGAGCCCCAATCTTGCTGCCCAGAGCCTATCCCCAGCTGTCCCCGTATCCTCACTTTCGGACTACTACCAATCAAACtggcagcagccgcaacagaTGGAGTTGCAGAATCAGCAGCCGCACGGATGTGGCTTAGGCAGGATCAACCAGGGAACACCCAATGCCTACTACGAGCACGATGAGACTGAACAGAGGCGCCAGGAGCTGCGCAATCTCGTCCAGCATTTGTACGTGGCCCAGGCGAGGGTCCAACTGGAGGCCACCGAGATAAGGAAGGCTCAGTCGGTGGCCTCGGCTGCGCAGGCGCAACTGGAGGAGTCGGCCAACCATGTGCGCAGCATCACCGCCTCCTTGCACACTGCACAGCAGGAAGTGGCTGCCTCGGCGATTCGGGCTCAGATCGCCCAGCTTCAGCTGGCGGCCCATGATCAGCTGCTGTTCGCCGCTCGCCAGGATGTGGACGCGCTGTCCTCGCAAATGGTGGGTCTCCAGGCGGCGGAGGGCATTGTCCAGCCGAAACTCACAGTGGATCTCCATGCTCTTTTGGACAAGCTGAAGCAGCCACTCCAGAATTATGATCGCCCCACGGCCGTTCCCCTTATTGCACCCAGTCTGCCGGGAACATTAAGCCATCAGCAACAGATGCtcttgcagcagcaacagatggGGCAGGTTCAAGGTCAAGGGCCGATCCAAGGACAGGGCCAAAACCAGGATCAGGGACAGGGACCTGCGAATCCCTCAAATGGACCTACCCCCAACGATTTCATTAGCTTGCCTAGGGCTCATCACTATGCCAACATGGATTACACTTAG
- the CG32846 gene encoding uncharacterized protein, isoform A yields the protein MTNREKIHSFQNENFEANACGNILSKHRMKRSNPEGLLDDDPNASGMGLPPSDQNTCQMSPNLAAQSLSPAVPVSSLSDYYQSNWQQPQQMELQNQQPHGCGLGRINQGTPNAYYEHDETEQRRQELRNLVQHLYVAQARVQLEATEIRKAQSVASAAQAQLEESANHVRSITASLHTAQQEVAASAIRAQIAQLQLAAHDQLLFAARQDVDALSSQMVGLQAAEGIVQPKLTVDLHALLDKLKQPLQNYDRPTAVPLIAPSLPGTLSHQQQMLLQQQQMGQVQGQGPIQGQGQNQDQGQGPANPSNGPTPNDFISLPRAHHYANMDYT from the exons CATTCCTTTCAGAACGAAAATTTCGAGGCAAATGCCTGTGGAAATATCTTATCGAAGCACAGAATGAAGCGATCAAATCCTGAAGGCCTGTTGGATGATGATCCCAATG CTTCTGGTATGGGCTTACCGCCATCGGATCAAAACACCTGCCAGATGAGCCCCAATCTTGCTGCCCAGAGCCTATCCCCAGCTGTCCCCGTATCCTCACTTTCGGACTACTACCAATCAAACtggcagcagccgcaacagaTGGAGTTGCAGAATCAGCAGCCGCACGGATGTGGCTTAGGCAGGATCAACCAGGGAACACCCAATGCCTACTACGAGCACGATGAGACTGAACAGAGGCGCCAGGAGCTGCGCAATCTCGTCCAGCATTTGTACGTGGCCCAGGCGAGGGTCCAACTGGAGGCCACCGAGATAAGGAAGGCTCAGTCGGTGGCCTCGGCTGCGCAGGCGCAACTGGAGGAGTCGGCCAACCATGTGCGCAGCATCACCGCCTCCTTGCACACTGCACAGCAGGAAGTGGCTGCCTCGGCGATTCGGGCTCAGATCGCCCAGCTTCAGCTGGCGGCCCATGATCAGCTGCTGTTCGCCGCTCGCCAGGATGTGGACGCGCTGTCCTCGCAAATGGTGGGTCTCCAGGCGGCGGAGGGCATTGTCCAGCCGAAACTCACAGTGGATCTCCATGCTCTTTTGGACAAGCTGAAGCAGCCACTCCAGAATTATGATCGCCCCACGGCCGTTCCCCTTATTGCACCCAGTCTGCCGGGAACATTAAGCCATCAGCAACAGATGCtcttgcagcagcaacagatggGGCAGGTTCAAGGTCAAGGGCCGATCCAAGGACAGGGCCAAAACCAGGATCAGGGACAGGGACCTGCGAATCCCTCAAATGGACCTACCCCCAACGATTTCATTAGCTTGCCTAGGGCTCATCACTATGCCAACATGGATTACACTTAG